ACCTGTACGGCTCCCATGCCCCCCTGCGCGTCGAGATCGGCCGAGGCGAAGGTCGCTCCGCCGAAACCGGTGGCATCGGTGGGCTTCCCGACCAGGATCAGCACGTAGGGTACCCGGCGGGCGGCGCGCGGAACGAAGCTGTGGACTATCCTGTCGCGCCTCACCAGCCCGATGGACACCACGTTGACCAGGCAGTTTGATTCGTACCCTTCGTGGAAGACCGTGTCGCCGCCGAGGTTGGGAACCCCGAGGGCATTGCCGTACTGCCACACTCCCTGCACGACCCCCCTGGCGACGGCGCGCGAGGACTGCGAAGAGGGAGGGCCGAACCTCAGGAGGTCCATCACGCCTATCACTCTGGCGCCCATGCAGTAGACATCACGTACGATGCCTCCGACGCCCGTGGCGGCTCCCTCGACGGGGAGGACCTGGGAGGGATGGTTGTGGCTCTCGTGGGCGAGGACGATGTCCCACAGGACGCCGCCTTCCTCGGTGAAGGCCACGATTCCCGCATCCTCGCCGGGACCCAGTACGACCTGCGGAGCGCTCTTCGGGAGCGTGGCGAGATGCTTCCGCGAGCTCTTGTAGGAGCAGTGCTCGCTCCACATGGTGTCGAAGAGATGCAGCTCGAGCGGGGTCGGCATCCTCCCGACGAAGGAGGACACCTTGCACGCCTCCTCGATCGTCATCGAGAGTCTCCGGGCCTTCAGCTCGGCCGCGAGGCGGTCGGTGAGGTCCTGCATACTACCTTCCGTCAGACGTGGTGGTCCTGGAAAACGGCGGAATCGAGCCTGGAGAGCACGGCCTCGACGGCCAGATCGTCGGTGGGCTCGCACGTCCAGCTGCGCATGCGCACGGAGTCGATCCGGTCGCCTTCCTCGTTGGAGGTGCCGGGGATCTCGCGCGCGATCCTGTTCAGGACGATGTCGAGACCGTCCGTGCCCGTTCCGGGGAGGAGGAGGAGGATCGAATCGCGGGATATCCTGATGCCCGTGTCTATGTTGCGCATGGTGGCCTTCAGATGGTTGGCGCACATGCGCATGACCTCCCTGGCCAGCAGCCTGTCGGGCAGGGAGCCCTGCGGGACCTGGAGCTCGATGATGGACAGCGGGCTGGAGAACCTGCGCACCCTCTCGAGTTCGGAGTCCATCCTGACGTTGAGCTGGTTCCTGCCCGGAAGGGCGGTGTCGGGGTCGAGGTCGGCGGCGATCTCGAACCTCTCGAGCAGCCTGATGTTCTCGTTGGCGGCGGCTCCGATCGCCGCGATGGCCCTGACCCTCTCCCTCACGAGCGTGGCGGCGGGCGGGATCGAGTTGAGGCAGAGAACGCCGAACAGGACCCCCTGGCTGGTCATGGGGGCGGCGAAGTCCGGCACGTATCCCGGTATGGCCGAAGCCTCTATCTGCTTCTTCACGAGCACCGACTCCCTGCGGAACTCCTCGGCGGAGAAGACGCGGCCTGTCTCGGCCACGAAGCCGACGTGGCCCTCGCCCACGCCGAAGGCGAGATGCGTTCTGAGCCTGTCGGAGAGGCCTTCCTGGAAGTCGAGGCTGAGGCGCTTGCCCGTTCTGTCCGCGAGGAAGATCGCGATGCCGGCCGCACCGGTCATGTGCTTCACGGCGCGGGCCATGTAGGCGGCGAGCTCCTCGGCCTTGCGGGCGGAGAAGATCTGTTTCACGAACTCGGGCAGAAGTATGGCCAGGTCGCGGTGCTGCTGGATCTCCCGGAGCTGTTCGGCGCTCTTCTCGGAGTCCTCCCTGATCTCTCGCCTCAGATTCTCTATCTCCTTGACGCAAAGATCATTGCGCTCCTCGAGGAGCTTCCGCCTCGTTCCGGCGAGGTACAGGAAGCGCAGGAGCAAGAGCGTGGCCAGCGCGAAGCCGGCAACGGCACCAACCGCATAATCCATTCCGGTACCTCCCGGGGAAGACGGCAGAAACCGTACGAAAAGAGATTATATCTCCGCCGGTCACACCTGCGCCACAGGCTCAGCCCCCGAGGACCCTGGCCAGTATCTCGCCCTCGTGGGCAAGATGCCTGGGCAGGCTGCAGAGTGCCTCGAGCCCCGCGCTGTCGAGGATCCCGGCGATGTCACGCTCCTCGCCGGCTTCGGAGAGGAAGCTGGTGCCGCGCTCCTGGGCACGCATCGCGGCCCGCTGGACGCAGGCATAGGCTTCCTCCCGCGTGTATCCGCCGTCGACGAGCGCCAGCAGGACTGCCTGGGAGGCGTACCTGTCCCCGCCGAGAGCGAGGTTCGCAGCCACCGCCCCCGGGAAGATCCTGAGCCCGCCGGCGATCTCGGAGGCCCTGGCAAGCGCGTAGTACGCCACCCCGCAGGCGTCGGGGAGGATGAACCTCTCGGCCGACGAATGGCTGATGTCCCGCTCGTGCCAGAGCACGGAATCCTCCAGCCCCACCATAAGATATCCCCGCAGCAGCCTCGCGAGGCCGCACAGGCGCTCGCTCTGGACCGGGTTCCTCTTGTGGGGCATGGCGCTGGAGCCCTTCTGCCCCTGGACGAACGATTCCTCGACCTCGCCGACCTCCGTCCTCTGCAGGTGCCGCACCTCCGTGGCGAACCTCTCGAGGGCGCCCCCGATCGATGCGAG
This DNA window, taken from Candidatus Fermentibacter sp., encodes the following:
- a CDS encoding diguanylate cyclase; this translates as MDYAVGAVAGFALATLLLLRFLYLAGTRRKLLEERNDLCVKEIENLRREIREDSEKSAEQLREIQQHRDLAILLPEFVKQIFSARKAEELAAYMARAVKHMTGAAGIAIFLADRTGKRLSLDFQEGLSDRLRTHLAFGVGEGHVGFVAETGRVFSAEEFRRESVLVKKQIEASAIPGYVPDFAAPMTSQGVLFGVLCLNSIPPAATLVRERVRAIAAIGAAANENIRLLERFEIAADLDPDTALPGRNQLNVRMDSELERVRRFSSPLSIIELQVPQGSLPDRLLAREVMRMCANHLKATMRNIDTGIRISRDSILLLLPGTGTDGLDIVLNRIAREIPGTSNEEGDRIDSVRMRSWTCEPTDDLAVEAVLSRLDSAVFQDHHV